In Chitinophaga sp. HK235, a single window of DNA contains:
- a CDS encoding AraC family transcriptional regulator → MSLVTDFFRTIILLGAVQGVVSGVLLWAGSRNRLPNRLLAVLLGILSLAAFNLYASYGNWFNSRLLQFISSFIPWVITMPFGPLIYFYIKASLDTNFRIIQRSRIHFVPVIIDLVPVLTAYIFVGGVLMGIIRNQPGPWAVFMDTWNVYADIPRWISLTGYLWWSVRYLVAVKTKAPDVAALPRYRLLQRFTRVFLVFQLIWLVYLIPYVLPRYTDFMLDTFGWYPVYVPLAVMIYWLGIQGFIMTYQETTAVRRAAVNAAPDEAVSQATLVLLNKAMEEDRLYLDAELNLAGLSLHTGLPQKTISAVLNQCLQKNFNEYINSYRVAAFKERILLPEAAAWTIAGVAYDCGFSSLATFQRVFKQMTGLSPSAYRKQAMEAT, encoded by the coding sequence ATGTCACTGGTAACAGATTTTTTCAGGACAATTATTCTATTAGGTGCTGTACAGGGAGTGGTGTCGGGTGTGTTACTTTGGGCCGGCAGCAGAAACCGGTTGCCCAACCGGCTGCTGGCGGTTTTACTGGGTATCCTGTCATTGGCTGCCTTTAATTTATATGCTTCCTATGGAAATTGGTTTAACTCACGCCTCCTGCAGTTTATATCCAGCTTTATTCCCTGGGTGATCACCATGCCCTTTGGTCCCCTGATTTATTTTTATATAAAAGCTTCGCTGGATACCAATTTCCGGATTATCCAACGGTCACGGATACACTTTGTTCCGGTGATCATTGATCTGGTACCGGTGCTGACAGCCTACATCTTTGTGGGTGGAGTGCTGATGGGTATCATCCGCAACCAGCCGGGGCCCTGGGCTGTTTTTATGGATACCTGGAATGTATACGCGGATATTCCGCGCTGGATATCGCTGACGGGTTATCTGTGGTGGTCGGTGCGTTACCTGGTTGCTGTAAAGACGAAAGCGCCTGATGTGGCTGCTCTGCCCCGTTACCGGTTGCTGCAGCGGTTTACCAGGGTGTTCCTGGTATTTCAGCTGATCTGGCTGGTGTATCTGATTCCGTATGTCCTTCCCCGTTATACCGATTTTATGCTGGACACTTTCGGCTGGTATCCGGTGTATGTGCCCCTGGCGGTGATGATCTACTGGCTGGGGATACAGGGGTTTATCATGACCTATCAGGAAACGACCGCTGTCAGAAGGGCAGCAGTCAATGCTGCGCCGGACGAAGCAGTGAGCCAGGCAACACTTGTTTTGCTGAACAAAGCCATGGAAGAAGACCGGCTTTATCTGGACGCTGAGCTCAACCTGGCCGGCCTCTCCCTGCATACAGGGCTTCCACAGAAAACAATTTCTGCAGTGTTGAACCAGTGTCTGCAAAAAAACTTCAACGAGTATATCAATTCCTATAGGGTAGCAGCCTTTAAAGAAAGGATTCTGCTGCCGGAAGCAGCGGCATGGACCATTGCCGGTGTAGCCTATGACTGTGGCTTCAGTTCACTGGCCACCTTTCAGCGGGTGTTCAAACAAATGACAGGGCTCTCCCCGTCAGCTTACCGGAAACAAGCCATGGAAGCCACTTGA
- a CDS encoding PLP-dependent aminotransferase family protein — protein sequence MLRPWKTILSLDFNNELSVYRQIAEGIITEIKKGRLKPGAPLPGTRVLAADIGVNRKTVVLAYEDLIAEGWLATTDKSGTFVSHELPGMKGKAQQKHHDFVFNDHEELQPIAHAVASNLIVFNDGWPDVRLAPMEELAKAYKRIFQQKARWCMLGYGHEQGIERLRMAVSSMLSFKRGMNTDPQNICITRGSQMALYLTAQTLLQPGDAVAIESPGYLPAWQTFVRAGARMVHIPVDEKGLVVEALEEVCKTTPLKAVYVTPHHQFPTAVSMKMERRLKLLALSNRYGFAIIEDDYDHEFHFSAKSLLPLASNENADNVIYISSLSKLVAPAVRIGYVTGPPAFIHALAQLRRLVDRQGDPIMEQAVAELMEEGAINRHAKRAINIYRERRERMDQLLHTYLDKQVSFRKPEGGLAYWVKFVRKVNTEQLAERLLKKGVSVMPTERYAFDDTPLHALRLGYASLAPEELEEGIKALAALVK from the coding sequence ATGCTAAGGCCGTGGAAGACAATACTGTCACTTGATTTTAACAATGAGCTGTCTGTATACCGGCAGATAGCGGAGGGTATTATTACGGAGATAAAAAAAGGGAGGCTTAAGCCCGGCGCACCTTTGCCGGGTACCCGTGTACTGGCGGCTGATATTGGGGTCAATCGCAAAACAGTGGTGCTGGCCTACGAAGACCTGATCGCCGAAGGATGGCTGGCAACGACCGATAAAAGCGGCACCTTCGTATCTCATGAACTGCCCGGCATGAAAGGCAAGGCGCAGCAAAAACATCATGATTTTGTTTTTAACGATCATGAAGAACTGCAGCCTATTGCTCATGCAGTGGCTTCTAACCTGATCGTGTTTAATGATGGCTGGCCTGATGTAAGGCTGGCACCAATGGAGGAACTGGCAAAAGCCTACAAACGGATCTTTCAGCAGAAAGCCCGCTGGTGTATGCTGGGATACGGACATGAGCAGGGCATTGAAAGATTGCGGATGGCAGTCAGCAGCATGCTCTCTTTTAAAAGAGGTATGAATACTGATCCACAAAACATCTGTATCACCCGCGGAAGCCAGATGGCGCTGTACCTCACGGCGCAAACCCTCCTGCAGCCCGGTGATGCGGTGGCCATAGAATCCCCGGGTTATCTGCCTGCCTGGCAAACATTTGTAAGGGCCGGTGCCCGGATGGTCCATATTCCGGTGGATGAAAAAGGTTTGGTGGTGGAAGCGCTGGAAGAGGTCTGTAAAACCACGCCGTTGAAGGCAGTGTATGTAACGCCGCATCACCAGTTTCCAACGGCTGTGAGCATGAAGATGGAACGCCGTCTGAAACTGCTGGCACTCTCCAACCGCTATGGTTTTGCCATTATAGAAGATGATTACGACCATGAGTTTCATTTCAGCGCCAAAAGCCTGTTGCCATTGGCCAGCAATGAAAACGCCGACAATGTTATTTATATCAGCTCACTGAGTAAACTGGTGGCTCCGGCGGTAAGGATTGGTTATGTTACCGGCCCGCCTGCGTTTATCCATGCACTGGCGCAGCTCAGAAGGCTGGTAGACCGTCAGGGTGATCCTATCATGGAGCAGGCCGTAGCGGAGCTGATGGAAGAAGGTGCCATCAACAGGCACGCCAAAAGGGCTATTAATATTTACAGGGAACGAAGGGAACGGATGGACCAGTTGCTGCATACTTATCTTGATAAGCAGGTGTCTTTCCGCAAACCGGAAGGTGGGCTGGCCTACTGGGTGAAGTTTGTCCGCAAAGTCAATACGGAACAACTGGCGGAACGGCTGCTGAAAAAAGGTGTTTCCGTTATGCCTACCGAAAGATATGCTTTTGATGATACGCCGCTCCATGCGCTGCGCCTGGGCTACGCCTCCCTGGCCCCGGAAGAGCTGGAAGAGGGTATCAAAGCACTGGCCGCACTGGTGAAATAA
- a CDS encoding cupin domain-containing protein produces the protein MEKKKQHTAFSSKDFHQTFARPVYVKPEKLLHKNVEQAGVHDQFSTERKHPVFFVDLPTKNVSMTIGGLLPGQLTNRHRHTYETVLYVIEGKGYTEVEDEKVEWQAGDAVYIPSWAWHRHQNLSDSEPAKYIACENAPQLQNLGVALREEEGRDL, from the coding sequence ATGGAAAAGAAAAAACAACATACCGCTTTCTCATCAAAAGATTTTCATCAGACTTTTGCCCGTCCTGTATATGTAAAGCCGGAGAAGCTGCTGCATAAGAATGTAGAGCAGGCCGGCGTACACGATCAGTTCTCCACTGAACGTAAGCACCCTGTATTTTTCGTAGACCTGCCCACCAAAAATGTGAGCATGACCATCGGCGGTTTGCTGCCGGGCCAGTTGACCAACAGACACCGTCATACCTACGAAACCGTATTGTATGTGATTGAAGGAAAAGGTTATACTGAAGTGGAAGATGAAAAAGTAGAATGGCAGGCCGGCGACGCCGTATACATCCCCAGCTGGGCCTGGCACCGTCACCAGAACTTAAGCGACAGCGAACCCGCCAAATACATTGCCTGCGAAAACGCGCCACAGCTGCAGAACCTGGGCGTAGCCCTCAGAGAAGAAGAAGGCAGAGACCTGTAG
- a CDS encoding dihydrodipicolinate synthase family protein has translation MNNNNTFSGIIAYPITPFDKQERVDIPLFKKLLERLIQSGSHGIAPLGSTGVLPYLSDEEKEAVLEAAIHQVKGRVPVLAGVSNLTTERTIYHAKFAEKAGADAVMIIPMSYWKLTDDEVFRHYEKTAASISIPVMAYNNPATGGIDMSPALLKRLLKIPNVTMIKESTGDVQRMHYLRRELGEEVAFYNGSNPLALAAFAAGARGWCTAAPNLIPDLNHQLYEAVCSNNLPQASTVFYQQFELLRFIVAKGLPKAIQAGLKIQGIESGYLRSPLQELTPQEYAELENILSHGSQG, from the coding sequence ATGAATAACAACAATACTTTCAGCGGCATCATCGCCTATCCCATCACACCATTTGACAAACAGGAACGGGTAGATATTCCGCTATTTAAAAAACTGCTGGAACGCCTGATACAATCCGGCTCGCACGGCATTGCCCCACTGGGAAGTACCGGCGTACTACCTTACCTCAGCGATGAAGAAAAGGAAGCCGTGCTGGAAGCAGCCATACACCAAGTAAAAGGCCGGGTACCTGTACTCGCAGGTGTCTCGAACCTCACCACCGAACGCACCATCTACCATGCAAAATTTGCAGAAAAAGCAGGTGCCGATGCAGTAATGATCATCCCGATGAGCTACTGGAAACTGACCGACGACGAGGTCTTCCGGCACTATGAAAAAACAGCTGCCAGTATATCCATTCCCGTTATGGCATACAACAATCCCGCCACCGGTGGTATAGACATGTCTCCTGCCCTGCTCAAACGTTTGTTGAAAATACCCAACGTAACCATGATCAAAGAGAGCACCGGTGATGTACAACGTATGCACTACCTGCGTCGTGAACTGGGAGAAGAGGTAGCGTTTTACAATGGCTCCAATCCCCTCGCCCTGGCCGCTTTCGCCGCAGGTGCCAGAGGATGGTGCACCGCCGCCCCTAACCTCATCCCCGATCTTAACCATCAGTTGTACGAAGCTGTTTGCAGCAACAACCTCCCCCAAGCCAGCACTGTCTTCTATCAGCAGTTTGAACTGCTCCGCTTTATCGTAGCCAAAGGACTCCCCAAAGCCATACAGGCCGGCCTGAAAATACAGGGCATCGAATCCGGATACCTCAGAAGCCCGCTACAGGAGCTTACTCCGCAAGAATACGCTGAACTGGAAAATATATTATCCCATGGTTCCCAGGGCTGA
- a CDS encoding RNA polymerase sigma factor, giving the protein MQDQADIELLHRLREGDENAFTTIYKRYWKLLFTVAANKLDSLAEAEELVQDIFSDLWDRRNTLELTGQLSSYLAVATKYRVINLQAKKKRARAYSSYARGTMSPEDHSTEQWLSFEDLKDQLSGLVAALPERCRITYQLSREMGLSHKEIAQQMNISEKAVEHNLARAVKTLKTGLKHFSALLFSIFP; this is encoded by the coding sequence ATGCAAGATCAGGCTGATATAGAACTGTTACACCGACTCCGGGAAGGAGATGAAAATGCTTTCACTACTATCTACAAGCGTTACTGGAAACTGTTGTTTACAGTGGCGGCCAATAAACTGGACAGTCTTGCTGAAGCAGAGGAGCTGGTACAGGATATTTTTTCTGACCTCTGGGACCGGCGTAATACACTGGAGCTGACAGGACAGCTGTCTTCCTATCTGGCTGTGGCTACGAAATACCGGGTCATTAATTTACAGGCGAAGAAAAAAAGAGCCCGGGCTTATTCTTCCTATGCGCGCGGGACCATGTCTCCGGAAGATCACTCCACCGAGCAGTGGTTGAGTTTTGAAGACCTGAAGGACCAGTTATCCGGACTGGTGGCTGCTCTCCCCGAACGATGCCGTATCACCTACCAGCTTAGCCGCGAGATGGGCCTTTCCCATAAAGAGATCGCGCAACAGATGAATATTTCTGAAAAAGCCGTGGAGCATAACCTTGCCAGAGCGGTAAAAACGCTGAAGACTGGCCTGAAACACTTTTCTGCCTTGCTTTTCAGCATTTTCCCCTGA
- a CDS encoding FecR family protein has product MGQENEQHRYEVLAEKWLKGTITPEEAKEYADWYNASQDDEVMIPVSFAAGEAVHEERILRKIEEKTGLQGREITSTPIRRRQWWKAAAVIAAIITAGYTWHHWSAVPPQNRLQASTPDILPGSDKAVLTLSNGRQILLDSAGNGALAQQGNVNIIKKDDGSILYVNAPTNNATDTLYNILNVPRGGQYKLTLPDGSRVWLNAASTLRYPVAFSGRERMVELSGEGYFEVAANATRPFRVKVRDMQVAVLGTSFNVMAYPDEPGMHTTLLSGAVKVKQGNTEKQLTPGQQAVVDNVSGSISVEAAATELATAWKDGLFRFSGNNIPMVLRQVGRWYNIDIVYQGAIPKGHITGKVPRNMKLSGVIRILELSGVHCRQETGRLLVFPSS; this is encoded by the coding sequence ATGGGCCAGGAAAACGAACAACACCGGTACGAAGTGCTGGCTGAAAAATGGCTGAAAGGCACTATCACGCCGGAAGAAGCAAAAGAGTATGCCGATTGGTATAATGCCAGTCAGGATGATGAGGTAATGATACCCGTTTCTTTTGCAGCAGGGGAAGCTGTGCATGAAGAAAGAATATTACGCAAAATAGAAGAGAAAACCGGCCTTCAGGGCAGAGAAATAACGTCAACGCCCATACGCCGGCGCCAATGGTGGAAAGCTGCAGCAGTAATAGCCGCCATTATTACTGCCGGCTACACCTGGCATCACTGGTCTGCCGTACCTCCTCAAAACCGGCTACAGGCCTCAACTCCGGATATATTACCCGGATCAGATAAAGCCGTACTCACCCTGAGCAACGGCCGGCAGATCCTGCTCGACAGCGCGGGCAACGGAGCACTCGCACAACAAGGGAATGTAAACATCATCAAAAAGGATGATGGCAGTATCCTTTACGTGAACGCCCCTACGAACAACGCTACCGACACCTTATACAATATCCTCAATGTTCCCAGAGGCGGCCAGTACAAGCTGACCCTCCCCGATGGATCACGGGTATGGCTCAACGCAGCCAGCACACTACGTTACCCTGTGGCCTTCAGCGGCAGGGAGAGAATGGTAGAACTCAGCGGTGAAGGTTACTTTGAAGTAGCTGCTAATGCAACAAGGCCCTTCCGGGTGAAAGTCCGGGATATGCAGGTTGCCGTACTGGGTACCAGTTTCAATGTGATGGCCTACCCCGACGAACCCGGCATGCATACTACCCTCCTGTCCGGAGCTGTAAAAGTTAAACAGGGCAATACCGAAAAACAGCTCACTCCCGGCCAGCAGGCTGTGGTAGATAATGTCAGCGGCAGCATCTCCGTTGAAGCTGCAGCCACCGAACTCGCCACCGCCTGGAAAGACGGCCTGTTTCGTTTTTCAGGCAACAACATCCCGATGGTACTACGCCAGGTAGGACGCTGGTACAACATCGACATCGTTTATCAGGGAGCTATTCCCAAAGGCCATATAACGGGTAAGGTGCCACGAAATATGAAACTGTCCGGTGTCATCCGCATCCTGGAGCTCAGCGGTGTGCATTGCCGGCAGGAAACAGGCAGGCTCCTTGTATTTCCCTCATCATAA
- a CDS encoding TonB-dependent receptor: MQLDCYAETVPAPRFLFTIRRNRRQAITHKGYCLSNKVIRVMKLITILLTVFCINVSAGVFAQHITVSVKNKSLESVFAMIEQQSHYTFVYRDEWLAGTKPVNLSISGGSIDQVMKAALQQQPLAYEIIDNTVIVTRKASNSSHAPAQVLTGISGRVTDEKGNPLAYVNIGIKGTQKGTHTDDQGSFKLDVRETDVLVFSLVGYTPREIAVGQQTVINISLVPAISDLNQIVVVGYGTQKKVNITGSVASIKGQEIAKSPVTNISNSLAGRLPGIRAVQNSGEPGKDGARIDIRGFGAALVIVDGVPSTFEQLDPSEIESISILKDAAAAVYGIKAANGVVLVTTKRGSLSRPKITYSTYAGLQSNTRYPRYVNAAEFAELTDESQVNQGLAPVYGADKVQQYREGKPGFESTDWYKAAIRKNTPQQYHNLNVNGGTEATRYFFSLGYLNQEGMWKSGDTRFNRYNFRSNISTKISKRLTAELNLGGRLENRHYPAAEAVTLMDQVQRAYPTYPLYANNNPDYYAVTNFSQNVLASMNSDYSGYSAQKFRYLSGIAALTYDIPFVDGLSAKALYSYQSGTANNKKWVKQFNLYNYNAATKKYEPGYVGNSPSNLSQDQQQEDNSLLQLSLNYTRTIARDHHLKGLLLFEQNQTTKSEFSAYREFALDALDQLFAGASTNQTNNGKASEAAYMGYVGRVNYDYKDRYLLELGFRYDGSYKLAPEHRWGFFPTVSAGWRLSDEAFFRNIARTVNNLKIRGSWGQMGDDGTTPPFQYLTGYKYPSGGYIFGKNIVSGLNPSGIPNPMITWFNATTANIGFEAGFLQNMFTIELDYFSRKRTGLFAQRSLSLPGTYGATLPEENLNSDRTQGFELVLGYNKKIGDIVLNVSPNITWTRTKNIYVERASSTNALSNWRDNTSDRWTNMIWGYKAAGQFQSQEEIAGWAIQDRKGNTTIKPGDIKYEDLNGDGIIDGNDRTVIGRGNNPELYYGLNLSASWKGFSLTMLFQGAANYSVLIDGAMRDPFSNGSNAYAFFTDRWHRKDIYDPQSEWVPGKYPSTIANGLDNNKGVSSFWLKDASYLRLKTLEFGYTLPKSILSGVGIEQLRFYFSGQNLFTFDNLKFIDPEMPTNDGTNAAGNGKYYPQQRVLTLGLNLQF; encoded by the coding sequence ATGCAATTGGATTGTTATGCCGAAACCGTGCCTGCACCACGGTTCTTATTCACCATTCGCCGTAACAGGCGGCAGGCAATAACGCACAAAGGTTATTGCCTCAGCAATAAAGTTATCAGGGTCATGAAACTAATCACCATACTGCTGACCGTCTTCTGTATCAACGTTTCAGCAGGGGTATTTGCCCAGCATATCACCGTGTCAGTGAAAAACAAATCGCTCGAAAGCGTATTTGCCATGATTGAACAACAGAGCCACTACACCTTCGTATACCGCGATGAATGGCTCGCCGGCACCAAACCGGTCAACCTCAGCATCTCCGGCGGCTCCATCGATCAGGTCATGAAAGCAGCCCTGCAACAACAGCCACTGGCCTACGAAATCATCGATAACACCGTGATCGTAACCCGCAAGGCATCCAACAGCAGCCATGCCCCGGCACAGGTACTGACCGGCATCAGCGGAAGAGTCACCGATGAAAAAGGCAACCCGCTGGCTTATGTCAACATCGGCATCAAAGGCACCCAAAAAGGCACACACACCGATGACCAGGGCAGCTTCAAACTGGATGTCCGTGAAACCGATGTACTGGTGTTCTCCCTCGTAGGATACACACCGCGGGAGATCGCTGTAGGACAGCAGACCGTTATCAATATCTCCCTCGTGCCCGCCATCAGTGACCTGAACCAGATAGTGGTAGTAGGTTACGGCACCCAGAAAAAAGTCAACATCACTGGTTCTGTAGCCTCCATAAAAGGTCAGGAGATCGCCAAATCACCAGTCACCAATATCAGCAACTCCCTCGCCGGCAGACTGCCTGGCATCCGCGCCGTCCAGAACAGCGGCGAACCTGGCAAAGATGGCGCCCGTATCGATATCAGAGGATTCGGGGCTGCACTGGTCATTGTAGATGGTGTACCCTCCACCTTCGAACAGCTGGACCCTTCTGAGATAGAAAGCATCTCTATCCTGAAAGATGCGGCTGCCGCTGTATACGGTATCAAAGCCGCCAACGGCGTAGTGCTCGTAACTACTAAAAGAGGTAGCCTGTCCAGACCTAAAATCACCTACAGCACCTATGCAGGCCTGCAAAGCAATACCCGCTATCCCCGTTATGTGAACGCCGCTGAATTTGCAGAACTGACAGACGAATCGCAGGTGAACCAGGGCCTGGCACCGGTATATGGTGCCGACAAAGTACAGCAATACCGCGAAGGCAAGCCCGGCTTTGAAAGCACTGACTGGTACAAGGCTGCCATCCGTAAAAACACACCACAACAATACCACAACCTCAATGTCAACGGTGGCACGGAAGCTACCCGCTACTTCTTCTCCCTCGGTTATCTCAACCAGGAAGGCATGTGGAAAAGCGGCGATACCCGTTTCAACCGCTACAACTTCCGCAGTAACATCAGCACCAAAATCAGCAAACGCCTCACCGCAGAGCTGAACCTGGGCGGACGCCTCGAAAACCGCCACTATCCGGCCGCCGAAGCCGTTACGCTGATGGACCAGGTACAACGCGCCTACCCTACCTACCCGCTGTATGCCAACAATAACCCCGACTACTACGCAGTGACCAACTTCAGCCAGAACGTACTGGCCTCTATGAACAGTGACTATTCAGGATATTCCGCTCAGAAATTCCGCTACCTCAGCGGCATTGCAGCCCTTACCTACGACATACCGTTTGTGGACGGACTGAGCGCCAAAGCACTCTACTCCTATCAATCAGGTACAGCCAATAATAAAAAGTGGGTAAAACAGTTTAACCTGTATAACTATAACGCCGCTACGAAAAAATATGAGCCGGGTTATGTAGGCAATTCTCCTTCCAATCTGTCACAGGACCAGCAACAGGAAGATAACAGCCTGCTGCAGCTGTCGCTCAACTATACCAGGACCATAGCCCGTGATCATCACCTCAAAGGCCTGCTGTTGTTTGAACAGAACCAGACGACCAAAAGTGAATTCAGTGCTTATCGGGAGTTTGCGCTTGACGCCCTGGACCAGCTGTTTGCAGGTGCCAGCACCAACCAAACCAACAACGGTAAAGCCAGCGAAGCCGCTTACATGGGCTATGTAGGCAGGGTCAACTATGACTACAAAGACCGCTATCTGCTGGAACTGGGCTTCCGCTACGACGGTTCCTACAAACTGGCACCTGAGCACAGATGGGGTTTCTTCCCTACTGTATCTGCCGGCTGGAGACTGAGCGATGAAGCCTTTTTCCGGAATATAGCCCGCACCGTCAACAACCTCAAAATCAGAGGTTCCTGGGGCCAGATGGGTGATGACGGTACCACGCCGCCTTTCCAGTATCTCACGGGTTACAAATATCCCAGCGGTGGTTATATCTTCGGTAAAAATATCGTGAGTGGCCTCAACCCATCCGGTATACCCAATCCGATGATCACCTGGTTTAACGCTACCACAGCCAATATCGGCTTTGAAGCCGGCTTCCTGCAAAATATGTTCACCATTGAGCTGGACTATTTCTCCCGTAAAAGGACCGGCCTGTTCGCCCAAAGGTCTCTCTCCCTGCCTGGCACTTACGGCGCCACCTTACCGGAAGAGAACCTTAACAGCGACCGTACACAGGGCTTTGAACTGGTGCTGGGCTACAACAAAAAAATCGGTGACATCGTACTCAATGTATCTCCCAACATCACCTGGACCCGCACCAAAAATATATATGTAGAACGCGCCAGCTCCACCAACGCTTTGTCCAACTGGAGAGACAACACCTCCGACAGATGGACCAACATGATCTGGGGATATAAGGCCGCCGGCCAATTCCAGAGTCAGGAAGAAATTGCCGGTTGGGCTATCCAGGACAGAAAGGGCAACACCACGATCAAACCAGGCGATATCAAATACGAAGACCTAAACGGCGACGGCATCATCGACGGCAACGACCGCACTGTCATCGGAAGAGGCAACAACCCTGAATTATACTACGGCCTCAATCTTTCCGCCTCCTGGAAAGGATTCAGTCTTACCATGCTGTTTCAGGGCGCAGCCAACTACAGCGTACTTATAGACGGCGCCATGAGAGATCCGTTCAGCAACGGCAGCAATGCCTATGCCTTCTTCACCGACCGCTGGCATCGTAAAGACATCTACGATCCGCAAAGCGAATGGGTGCCAGGCAAATATCCTTCCACCATCGCCAATGGCCTCGACAATAACAAAGGCGTGTCTTCCTTCTGGCTGAAAGATGCCTCCTATCTCCGTCTGAAAACACTGGAATTCGGCTACACGCTGCCTAAATCCATCCTCAGCGGCGTAGGCATAGAACAGCTGCGCTTCTATTTCTCCGGCCAAAACCTGTTCACCTTCGACAACCTGAAATTCATAGATCCGGAAATGCCGACCAACGACGGCACCAACGCTGCAGGCAATGGTAAATACTATCCGCAGCAAAGAGTGCTGACACTGGGCCTCAATCTGCAATTCTGA